CCAAGCCGGCATTGAAGAACTCAGTACTCTACAGAGAAAAGCGCTCACCTAAGATGAATCAAAGCCTAGTATTAGCATCCAATAATGCTGGGAAGTTGCGTGAGTTTGCTGAACTTCTAAAACCATTTGCAATCGATGTGATAGCCCAAGGGCAACTGAGTATCCCGGCTGCAGAGGAACCCTTTGAAACCTTTGTGGATAATGCGCTAGCCAAGGCAAGACATGCTAGCTTACTCAGTGCTCTGCCAGCTTTAGCGGACGACTCGGGGATCTGTGTCGACGCCTTAGGTGGTGCGCCTGGAGTACGCTCTGCTCGTTTTGCAGGGGAGCATTGTTCTGATCGCGATAACAACCGGAAACTGATATCGGCATTAGAAAATCAACCAAATCGTCGCGCCCATTACGTTTGTGTCTTGGCATTGGTTCGCAGCGCCACAGATTCACAACCTCTCATTGTAGAAACACGCTGGGATGGGGAAATCATCGATACGCCACGGGGTGCCAATGGCTTTGGCTATGACCCCTACTTTTACCTGCCCGAGCAGGGCAAAACTGCTGCTGAGTTGCTAGCGGAGCATAAAAACCAAATTAGTCATCGAGGTCAAGCCTTAAGGAACCTCATGAGCCAATTACAAAACTCTTCTTTCTTTACCGCTAATGCTTGACACTGCAATACAGCTCAAAGCATTACCCCCGCTTTCGCTCTATATCCACTTTCCTTGGTGTGAGCGCAAATGTCCCTATTGCGACTTTAACTCGCATCAGGTGAAAGATGGGGGCTTTGATGAGAAGCGCTACATTCAGGCGCTGATTGCAGATTTACAAACAGAGCTTCCGAACATTTGGG
This genomic interval from Polynucleobacter sp. UK-FUSCHL-C3 contains the following:
- the rdgB gene encoding RdgB/HAM1 family non-canonical purine NTP pyrophosphatase, with product MNQSLVLASNNAGKLREFAELLKPFAIDVIAQGQLSIPAAEEPFETFVDNALAKARHASLLSALPALADDSGICVDALGGAPGVRSARFAGEHCSDRDNNRKLISALENQPNRRAHYVCVLALVRSATDSQPLIVETRWDGEIIDTPRGANGFGYDPYFYLPEQGKTAAELLAEHKNQISHRGQALRNLMSQLQNSSFFTANA